A single Triticum dicoccoides isolate Atlit2015 ecotype Zavitan chromosome 2A, WEW_v2.0, whole genome shotgun sequence DNA region contains:
- the LOC119353971 gene encoding probable cysteine protease RD19D produces the protein MAARLVVLLALVHAGVSAEDVIRQVTDGGHGAGRPGLLPEAQFAAFVRRHGKQYSGPEEYARRLRVFAANVARAAAHQALDPGARHGVTPFSDLTREEFEARHTGLAGAGDVLRSVRGMPAAAPATEEEVAALPASFDWRDKGAVTDVKMQGVCGSCWAFSTTGVVEGANFVATGKLLNLSEQQLVDCDHTCDAVAKTECNSGCSGGLMTNAYKYLMSSGGLMEQAVYPYTGAQGTCRFDRSKVAVRVANFTAVPLDEDQMRAALVRGGPLAVGLNAAFMQTYVGGVSCPLICPRALVNHGVLLVGYGARGFSALRLGYRPYWLIKNSWGQQWGEGGYYKLCRGRNVCGVDSMVSAVAVAP, from the exons ATGGCTGCCCGGCTCGTCGTCCTCCTAGCGCTCGTCCACGCCGGCGTGTCCGCCGAAGACGTCATCCGGCAGGTGACGGACGGCGGCCACGGCGCTGGACGCCCCGGTCTGCTCCCGGAGGCGCAGTTCGCGGCGTTCGTGCGGCGACACGGCAAGCAGTACTCGGGCCCCGAGGAGTACGCGCGCCGGCTGCGCGTGTTCGCGGCCAACGTGGCCCGCGCAGCCGCCCACCAGGCGCTCGACCCGGGCGCGCGCCACGGCGTCACGCCCTTCTCCGACCTCACCCGGGAGGAGTTCGAGGCGCGCCACACCGGcctcgccggcgccggcgacgTCCTGCGCAGCGTGCGGGGGATGCCCGCCGCGGCGCCGGCcacggaggaggaggtcgccgcgcTGCCCGCCAGCTTCGACTGGCGCGACAAGGGCGCCGTCACCGATGTGAAGATGCAGGGCGTGTGCGGCTCGTGCTGGGCGTTCAGCACAACCGGCGTCGTGGAGGGCGCCAACTTCGTCGCCACGGGGAAGCTCCTCAACCTCAGCGAGCAGCAGCTGGTCGACTGCGACCACACG TGCGACGCGGTGGCGAAGACCGAGTGCAACAGCGGCTGCTCCGGCGGACTGATGACGAACGCTTACAAGTACCTGATGAGCTCCGGCGGGCTGATGGAGCAGGCGGTGTACCCCTACACGGGAGCGCAGGGGACGTGCCGGTTCGACAGGAGCAAGGTGGCAGTCCGCGTGGCCAACTTCACCGCCGTGCCGCTCGACGAGGACCAGATGCGGGCGGCGCTCGTCCGCGGCGGGCCCCTGGCGGTGGGCCTGAACGCGGCGTTCATGCAGACGTACGTCGGCGGCGTGTCCTGCCCGCTCATCTGCCCGCGGGCGCTGGTGAACCACGGCGTGCTCCTCGTCGGCTACGGCGCGCGCGGCTTCTCGGCGCTGCGGCTCGGGTACCGGCCCTACTGGCTCATCAAGAACTCGTGGGGGCAGCAGTGGGGGGAGGGCGGGTACTACAAGCTCTGCCGCGGCCGCAACGTCTGCGGCGTCGACAGCATGgtctccgccgtcgccgtcgccccgtga
- the LOC119353972 gene encoding bet1-like protein At4g14600, which produces MANPMYGSGPLRSRNASSSDEIQLRIDPVHGDLDEEIDGLHSRVRMLKGVAQEINSEAKFQNDFLNQLQLTLTKAQAGVKNNMRRMNKSIIQQGSNHIVHVVLFALLCFFVVYLLSKFSRR; this is translated from the exons ATGGCCAACCCGATGTACGGCTCCGGGCCGCTTCGATCCAG GAACGCGTCGAGCTCGGACGAGATCCAGCTGCGGATCGACCCGGTGCATGGCGATCTTGACGAGGAGATCGACGGGTTGCACTCGAGGGTTCGCATGTTGAAAGGC GTCGCCCAAGAGATAAACTCCGAGGCTAAATTCCAGAATGATTTCCTCAACCAACTG CAACTGACCCTTACGAAAGCTCAGGCTGGAGTGAAGAATAACATGCGAAGGATGAACAAAAGCATCATCCAGCAGGGCTCCAATCATATTGTCCATGTTGTCCTATTTGCTCTGTTATGTTTCTTTGTTGTCTATCTTTTGTCAAAGTTCTCTAGAAGATAG